In Paenarthrobacter sp. GOM3, a single window of DNA contains:
- a CDS encoding alpha/beta fold hydrolase translates to MADSAVPLPFVDVRVPAGAGEQVPAVLIHGWASGSLYWEPLAEKLLDGGRPVWIIDLPGYHPGEDMPDFEWTLDTAAASVAALISDLGGHPVHVVGHSMGGSVSLTLAASRPDLVATVTLVGMVPAPQNEGFKRLLVSQLEQGFFDTATKAKLMNAWYGPLADQEMAMLSKGFDVPFPVLSASAMAAMTGVEPSVPGRVQAPLLVIAGTEDRVRSIDQMREFVAAGRNRQLKVIPDAGHNVHWERPDECAQALCGFWRTSWHAPA, encoded by the coding sequence ATGGCTGACAGCGCGGTTCCGCTTCCATTCGTGGATGTTCGCGTGCCCGCTGGCGCCGGGGAGCAGGTTCCGGCCGTACTCATCCACGGCTGGGCGTCGGGCTCGTTGTACTGGGAACCGCTGGCGGAGAAACTGCTCGACGGCGGCCGGCCAGTCTGGATTATCGACCTCCCCGGCTACCACCCAGGCGAGGACATGCCCGACTTCGAGTGGACGCTGGACACTGCCGCTGCTTCGGTGGCGGCGCTCATTTCGGACTTGGGGGGCCATCCGGTTCATGTGGTGGGCCACTCGATGGGTGGCAGCGTCTCCCTGACCCTGGCCGCCAGCAGGCCGGATCTGGTGGCAACAGTGACCCTGGTGGGCATGGTTCCAGCGCCGCAAAATGAGGGCTTCAAGAGGCTCCTGGTGTCCCAGTTGGAGCAAGGATTTTTCGATACGGCCACCAAAGCGAAGCTCATGAACGCCTGGTACGGGCCGCTGGCCGACCAAGAGATGGCAATGCTGAGCAAAGGCTTCGACGTACCTTTCCCGGTTCTGTCCGCCAGCGCGATGGCGGCCATGACCGGCGTCGAACCTTCAGTACCCGGGCGCGTCCAAGCGCCCTTGCTGGTCATCGCAGGAACCGAGGACCGGGTACGGTCCATCGACCAGATGCGTGAGTTCGTGGCGGCAGGCCGCAACCGGCAGCTGAAAGTGATTCCCGACGCCGGCCACAACGTGCACTGGGAGCGGCCGGATGAATGTGCCCAAGCGTTATGCGGGTTTTGGAGAACGAGCTGGCACGCGCCAGCGTAA
- a CDS encoding FadR/GntR family transcriptional regulator, with amino-acid sequence MARKSLVGVVADELLDRIVAGEFPPGTVVPGELELSAKHEVSRMTVREAMKTLEAQRILSVERGRGTFVNPLNQWASLEAVLRAASEGTKDAAAAIQLIELRRMLETGACELAAERISDDELAALKEHVEKMQSAHEVNDLAGFVEADLAFHDVILHASGNVFVAVLFEPLHRVLEARRTETSAFPEIQEHAIGHHRKIAAALESRNPNEARLAMDAHMQQTLDDLKTYVLEA; translated from the coding sequence ATGGCACGCAAGTCGCTGGTCGGCGTCGTAGCTGACGAGTTGCTGGACCGCATTGTGGCGGGCGAATTCCCGCCCGGAACGGTGGTCCCGGGCGAGCTGGAACTCAGCGCCAAGCATGAGGTGAGCCGCATGACCGTGCGCGAAGCCATGAAAACCCTCGAGGCGCAGCGGATCCTCAGCGTGGAGCGAGGGCGTGGCACGTTCGTGAATCCCCTGAATCAGTGGGCCTCGCTGGAAGCTGTTTTGCGCGCAGCTTCCGAAGGAACCAAGGACGCGGCTGCCGCAATCCAGCTGATCGAGCTGCGCCGGATGCTTGAGACCGGCGCGTGCGAACTGGCCGCCGAACGCATCTCCGACGATGAACTCGCGGCCCTCAAGGAACACGTGGAAAAGATGCAATCCGCGCACGAAGTCAACGACCTCGCCGGATTCGTCGAAGCCGACCTCGCCTTCCACGACGTGATCCTCCATGCTTCGGGCAACGTGTTTGTGGCCGTCCTGTTCGAACCGCTGCACCGTGTCCTTGAAGCCCGGCGCACGGAAACCTCGGCTTTCCCGGAAATCCAGGAGCACGCAATCGGGCACCACCGGAAGATCGCCGCCGCCTTGGAGTCACGGAATCCCAACGAGGCCCGGCTCGCCATGGACGCCCACATGCAGCAGACACTGGATGACCTGAAGACGTACGTGCTGGAGGCGTAG
- a CDS encoding VOC family protein, giving the protein MTTSIFVNLPVSDLEASKSFYTALGYSINPNFTDETAACVVFSDTIYAMLLTHAKFSEFTKQPIADTKNSTAAIVAISAESRKEVDALANKALEAGGSETYDAQDLGFMYSRAFRDLDGHHWEVLWMDDAAAQAGPPEH; this is encoded by the coding sequence ATGACTACGTCTATTTTCGTGAACCTGCCTGTCAGCGACCTCGAGGCTTCCAAGTCCTTCTACACAGCACTTGGCTATTCCATCAACCCCAACTTCACAGATGAGACCGCTGCCTGCGTTGTCTTCAGCGACACCATCTACGCCATGCTCCTGACGCACGCCAAGTTCAGCGAGTTCACCAAGCAGCCCATTGCGGATACGAAAAATTCGACGGCGGCTATTGTCGCCATTTCAGCCGAGAGCCGCAAAGAGGTAGATGCCCTGGCGAACAAGGCCCTCGAAGCCGGCGGATCCGAGACCTATGACGCCCAGGATCTCGGATTCATGTACAGCAGGGCCTTCCGCGACCTCGATGGCCACCACTGGGAGGTGCTGTGGATGGATGACGCCGCAGCCCAGGCCGGTCCGCCGGAGCACTAA
- a CDS encoding AraC family transcriptional regulator: MDEAHAKIAELFCSHELAPRTRTSAVDMKLRSLHRADVGIEFLDYGADVRIDPEGLQDFHLVQIPLAGHATMQVGSAIVESSPTMASVPPIDKPFSMSWDGGSPHLIVYVRRLALERVAAQLYGEGAVDLGYGMDLSGGAGRAFLRAVVELHDDMISRPQSVAPQFVQGLLADSMVSRLLMAMERPGDDARDPEAESRLVRECRELLERHAFEELTVPDIAECLGVSVRTLQTALRAETGATPSELLRSIRLDRAREMLLEADPREQSVTAVAELCGFTHQGRFSALYLKTFGELPSESLRR, translated from the coding sequence GTGGATGAAGCCCACGCGAAGATTGCCGAACTGTTCTGCAGCCATGAGCTGGCGCCGCGGACCAGGACATCCGCCGTGGACATGAAGTTGCGGTCCCTCCATCGGGCCGATGTTGGCATCGAGTTCCTGGATTACGGCGCCGATGTCCGCATCGACCCCGAGGGCCTGCAGGATTTCCACCTTGTGCAGATTCCGTTGGCGGGCCATGCGACCATGCAGGTGGGGTCCGCCATCGTGGAATCCAGTCCCACGATGGCCAGCGTCCCACCGATCGACAAGCCGTTTTCCATGAGCTGGGACGGCGGCAGTCCGCACTTGATCGTCTATGTGCGCCGGCTGGCCCTGGAGCGCGTCGCCGCGCAGTTATACGGCGAAGGTGCCGTGGACCTGGGCTACGGCATGGACCTAAGTGGTGGGGCAGGGCGCGCCTTCCTGAGGGCCGTCGTCGAACTCCACGACGACATGATCAGCCGGCCACAGTCCGTTGCACCGCAGTTCGTGCAGGGGCTCCTGGCGGACAGCATGGTGTCGCGTCTGCTGATGGCCATGGAACGCCCCGGGGACGACGCCCGCGATCCCGAAGCCGAGAGCAGGCTGGTGCGTGAGTGCCGCGAGCTACTGGAGCGCCACGCCTTCGAAGAGCTCACCGTGCCGGACATCGCAGAGTGCCTGGGTGTGTCCGTCCGGACCCTGCAGACCGCGCTCAGGGCGGAGACCGGCGCCACGCCGTCGGAGCTGCTGCGGAGCATCCGGCTGGACCGGGCCCGGGAAATGCTGCTCGAGGCCGACCCTCGGGAGCAGAGCGTCACGGCGGTGGCGGAGCTCTGCGGATTCACGCATCAAGGCCGCTTCTCCGCGCTGTACTTGAAGACTTTCGGCGAACTGCCCTCGGAGAGCCTGCGCCGGTGA
- a CDS encoding GntP family transporter, whose amino-acid sequence MNPLVNSLMVRAADAPAIKPAVELGTPLLLTIAAAGIALLLVLIIRFKIQAFVALLAVSILVAVAAQIPLKDIFTVVTNGVGSTMGKVALLIALGAILGRMIEVSGGVQSLATHFTEKLGAKRVAVALTAVGFLVAIPVFFEVGVIVLVPIVYAFAKIAKVHPIKFGLPMAGIMLSIHVAVPPHPGIVAGAGVFGADIGLITMISLIICVPLGFLSYWVASIMNRKDYELLLGVKAQVEEFGSAETLVHVGHDGPGAQAIAPPRPGLIMFLIAAPIVQILLGTVGTLTIAKDNYWYGVASFIGNPFFALLVAVALSFFLLAVRRNWSLKETGEIFEGALPPIASILMVVAAGGVFGEVLRTSGIGAALSHTLDSLGLPVIVLGFIISLALRAAQGSATVAIVTTTGLLTSAVMEGGYSPAQIAVIVIAIGFGALGLSHVTDAGFWTVIRYYGLTVSDGLKTWTVLTTILGLAGFALTYVAWILVGGLGH is encoded by the coding sequence ATGAACCCCCTCGTTAACTCGCTGATGGTTCGGGCGGCCGATGCCCCCGCCATCAAACCCGCAGTGGAGCTGGGAACACCCCTCCTGCTGACCATCGCCGCGGCAGGCATCGCCTTGCTGTTGGTGTTGATCATCCGCTTCAAGATCCAGGCCTTCGTCGCCCTCCTGGCCGTCAGCATCCTGGTGGCTGTTGCCGCGCAGATTCCGCTCAAAGACATTTTCACCGTGGTCACCAACGGTGTGGGCAGCACCATGGGCAAGGTCGCGTTGCTGATTGCCCTCGGCGCCATCCTTGGCCGCATGATCGAAGTTTCCGGAGGAGTCCAGTCGCTGGCGACACACTTCACTGAGAAGCTCGGTGCCAAGCGTGTTGCCGTCGCGTTGACCGCCGTCGGCTTCCTGGTGGCTATCCCGGTCTTCTTCGAGGTGGGCGTGATCGTCCTGGTCCCCATCGTTTACGCGTTCGCCAAGATCGCGAAGGTCCACCCCATCAAGTTCGGCCTGCCCATGGCCGGCATCATGCTCTCCATCCATGTGGCAGTTCCGCCGCACCCAGGGATCGTTGCGGGTGCGGGTGTCTTCGGAGCCGACATCGGCCTCATCACCATGATCTCGTTGATCATCTGCGTGCCACTCGGTTTCCTGTCCTACTGGGTTGCCAGCATCATGAACCGCAAGGACTACGAGCTCCTTCTCGGCGTCAAAGCCCAGGTTGAGGAATTCGGTTCGGCAGAAACCCTGGTACATGTTGGCCATGACGGACCTGGAGCCCAGGCGATCGCCCCTCCCCGTCCCGGCCTGATCATGTTCCTCATCGCGGCCCCCATCGTGCAGATCCTCCTCGGCACCGTGGGTACGCTCACCATCGCCAAGGACAACTACTGGTACGGCGTCGCCTCGTTCATCGGCAACCCGTTCTTCGCCCTCCTCGTCGCGGTGGCGCTTTCCTTCTTCCTGCTCGCTGTCCGCCGCAACTGGTCGCTCAAGGAAACCGGCGAGATCTTCGAAGGTGCGCTTCCTCCCATCGCCTCCATCCTCATGGTGGTCGCGGCCGGTGGCGTCTTCGGTGAAGTCCTCCGCACCTCGGGCATCGGCGCGGCCCTGTCCCACACCCTGGACAGCCTGGGCCTGCCGGTGATCGTACTAGGCTTCATCATCTCGCTGGCATTGCGGGCCGCGCAGGGTTCGGCAACGGTGGCCATTGTGACCACCACCGGTCTGCTCACTTCCGCTGTCATGGAAGGCGGCTACTCACCCGCACAGATCGCTGTGATCGTGATCGCCATCGGTTTCGGGGCCCTGGGTCTCTCCCACGTTACGGATGCCGGCTTCTGGACCGTGATCCGCTACTACGGACTCACGGTGTCCGATGGCCTCAAGACCTGGACCGTCCTCACCACCATCCTGGGGTTGGCCGGCTTCGCACTCACGTACGTCGCCTGGATCCTGGTGGGAGGACTGGGCCACTAA
- a CDS encoding class II fructose-bisphosphate aldolase: protein MRVALHQLVNSALASGSAVPAFTCYDFTTAMAVVSAAEEARLGVILLVAPKTASTSNGLRLIAALRGLADSASVPVSVQLDHASDLKVIRDSVAAGADAVLADGSSLQFEDNIALVREVRAALDASGHTDVVIEAELGGLAGDEDKAFGAEDVTHDAGTSVAGLTDPAQVADFVERTGAQLLAIAVGNVHGKYKGEPNIRWDVLEDVATRTEVPLVLHGASGIPADELAKAPSLRVGKVNFNTELRTGILATLEAETAEYRADGENLQGLLARWNGTAGAFAGATLELLSA, encoded by the coding sequence ATGCGCGTTGCACTCCATCAGCTGGTCAACTCCGCCCTCGCCTCGGGCTCCGCTGTTCCGGCCTTTACTTGCTACGACTTCACCACTGCCATGGCAGTCGTTTCAGCCGCGGAGGAAGCCCGGCTGGGCGTGATCCTGCTCGTGGCTCCGAAGACGGCCTCCACTTCCAACGGCCTTCGGCTGATTGCGGCTCTGCGCGGACTTGCCGACTCCGCAAGCGTCCCGGTGTCCGTCCAGCTGGACCATGCTTCGGATCTCAAGGTCATCCGCGATTCCGTGGCCGCCGGTGCGGACGCGGTCCTGGCCGACGGTTCATCGCTGCAGTTCGAGGACAACATCGCCCTGGTCCGCGAAGTCCGTGCCGCGTTGGACGCTTCCGGACACACCGACGTCGTGATCGAAGCGGAACTGGGCGGGCTGGCGGGCGATGAGGACAAGGCGTTCGGCGCGGAAGATGTAACGCACGACGCCGGTACGTCCGTCGCGGGATTGACTGACCCGGCGCAGGTGGCGGACTTCGTTGAGCGAACCGGAGCCCAGTTGCTGGCCATCGCGGTGGGCAACGTGCACGGCAAATACAAGGGCGAACCCAACATCCGCTGGGATGTGCTGGAGGACGTCGCGACGCGCACCGAGGTGCCGCTGGTGCTCCACGGGGCATCCGGAATCCCCGCGGACGAGCTCGCGAAAGCTCCCTCCTTGCGGGTTGGCAAGGTGAATTTCAACACCGAACTACGCACAGGGATCCTGGCCACACTCGAAGCGGAAACCGCAGAATACCGGGCAGATGGCGAGAATCTTCAGGGTTTGTTGGCGCGTTGGAACGGCACTGCGGGCGCATTCGCGGGCGCCACGCTGGAGCTGCTGAGCGCCTGA
- a CDS encoding Lrp/AsnC family transcriptional regulator, with protein sequence MNESANVSELDLEIVNALQINPRAEWSRIADALGLSGPTVARRWNALAEQGLAWITPSPGQRYLSAGWSAFIQLSSLPGESEALIQRLCEVPAFGTVSMVTGSHDVFMDCFASSHEELMDIVTGAFPALPGLTHREVVFVTKLYRQASEWRSGTLEPARARLVSAEAKTAPASYSPDRLDAALLEELANDGRASWAELGEACSVSPQTARRRVERFLASGYITLRCDASTAANRGLREVTLMLNVPAQYVEDVGRYFASQTNCRLSAQVLGSHNLVVTLWVRDYLEAQAFERELAERAPGSTVISRQAVVRTYKRLGHVLDESGRSLRVVPLPLWREGSGRGVETPAGSEP encoded by the coding sequence TTGAACGAATCGGCCAATGTCTCCGAACTAGACCTCGAAATCGTTAATGCCCTTCAGATCAATCCGCGGGCGGAATGGAGCCGTATTGCGGATGCTCTGGGCCTGTCCGGCCCTACTGTGGCGAGGCGCTGGAACGCGTTGGCCGAACAGGGACTGGCATGGATCACACCATCTCCGGGACAGCGCTACCTCAGTGCCGGTTGGTCGGCTTTCATCCAACTTTCTTCCCTGCCCGGCGAAAGCGAAGCACTGATACAGAGGCTGTGCGAGGTGCCGGCGTTCGGCACCGTCTCCATGGTCACAGGCTCCCACGACGTCTTCATGGATTGCTTCGCGTCCAGCCACGAGGAACTCATGGACATCGTGACCGGAGCCTTTCCTGCGCTGCCTGGCCTCACCCACCGGGAAGTCGTCTTTGTCACCAAGCTCTACCGGCAGGCCTCGGAATGGCGCAGCGGAACACTTGAACCCGCACGCGCCCGACTGGTCTCAGCTGAAGCCAAGACGGCACCGGCAAGCTACTCGCCCGATCGGCTGGACGCTGCGTTGCTTGAGGAACTTGCCAACGACGGACGTGCCTCATGGGCTGAACTGGGAGAAGCCTGCAGCGTCTCACCGCAAACTGCCCGACGGCGCGTGGAACGCTTTCTGGCGTCCGGCTACATCACGCTGAGGTGCGATGCGTCCACTGCAGCGAATCGGGGTCTGCGGGAGGTGACACTCATGCTCAATGTTCCGGCACAGTACGTGGAAGACGTCGGCCGCTACTTCGCTTCACAAACGAACTGCAGGCTCAGTGCCCAGGTACTCGGCTCGCACAACCTGGTGGTCACGTTGTGGGTCCGGGACTACCTGGAGGCGCAGGCGTTCGAACGCGAATTGGCCGAGCGGGCACCTGGCAGCACGGTAATCTCCCGGCAAGCGGTGGTCCGGACGTACAAGCGCCTCGGCCATGTCCTCGATGAATCCGGACGAAGCCTCAGGGTTGTGCCGCTGCCGCTCTGGAGGGAGGGGTCTGGACGGGGCGTCGAAACACCGGCAGGATCAGAGCCATGA
- a CDS encoding DUF1304 domain-containing protein: MILASLIFALIAALLHVFIFTMESITWTKPATWKRFSLTSQADAETTKSLAYNQGFYNLFLAIGALIGIIAVWAGAPQVGWTLVFSSCGSMLLAALVLAASGKKYLRAATTQGITPLLAVVLGVLAVTLT, encoded by the coding sequence ATGATTCTGGCCTCCCTGATTTTCGCCCTGATTGCGGCTTTGCTTCACGTATTCATCTTCACCATGGAGTCCATCACCTGGACCAAGCCAGCCACGTGGAAACGCTTCAGCCTCACCTCGCAGGCCGACGCGGAGACCACCAAGTCGCTCGCCTACAACCAGGGGTTCTACAACCTCTTCCTGGCCATAGGCGCGTTGATCGGCATCATCGCAGTCTGGGCCGGGGCTCCGCAGGTAGGTTGGACCCTCGTGTTCAGCAGCTGTGGGTCGATGCTCCTGGCAGCGCTGGTCCTCGCGGCCAGCGGGAAAAAGTACCTCCGCGCAGCCACCACCCAAGGCATTACGCCTTTGCTCGCCGTAGTCCTGGGCGTGCTGGCCGTGACACTCACCTAG
- a CDS encoding SDR family oxidoreductase: MSALKGRTAIVTGGATKVGQGVVTALRDAGATVVVADIAPDGESLTAGLGAGIHYSHTDITDDFAVEALLSRTAAQHGGLDILVNLACTYKDDGAASGRADWLEALNVNLVSAVVAANAARPYLKASGHGAIVNFTSISSSVAQTGRWLYPASKAALVQTTRSMAVDFAADGIRVNSVSPGWVWSNIMDTLSNGSLEKTDSVAAPFHALGRVGRPREVGDVVAFLASDQASFVTGADWAVDGGYSALGPERAEETIPLLAAN; this comes from the coding sequence ATGTCAGCACTGAAGGGCAGGACGGCAATCGTTACCGGCGGCGCCACCAAGGTAGGCCAGGGAGTGGTGACCGCGTTACGGGATGCCGGTGCCACCGTGGTGGTCGCGGATATAGCGCCCGACGGCGAATCACTCACCGCCGGGCTGGGCGCGGGAATCCACTACTCCCACACAGACATCACGGACGATTTCGCAGTGGAAGCGCTGCTCAGCCGCACGGCCGCCCAGCACGGAGGCCTGGACATCCTGGTGAACCTCGCCTGCACCTACAAGGACGACGGCGCAGCGTCCGGCAGGGCCGACTGGCTCGAAGCCCTCAACGTCAACCTCGTGAGCGCGGTAGTGGCGGCCAACGCAGCCCGTCCCTACCTCAAAGCTTCCGGGCATGGAGCCATCGTCAACTTCACCTCCATTTCCAGCTCCGTAGCCCAGACCGGCCGGTGGCTGTACCCGGCCAGCAAGGCAGCCCTGGTCCAGACCACCCGCAGCATGGCCGTGGACTTCGCGGCAGACGGCATCCGGGTGAACTCCGTCAGCCCGGGCTGGGTATGGAGCAACATCATGGACACCCTGAGCAACGGAAGCCTTGAAAAAACGGACTCCGTCGCGGCCCCGTTCCACGCACTGGGACGGGTAGGCCGTCCGCGCGAGGTGGGTGACGTCGTCGCCTTCCTAGCCAGCGACCAGGCGAGTTTCGTGACGGGAGCCGATTGGGCGGTCGACGGCGGCTATTCCGCCTTGGGCCCCGAACGCGCCGAAGAGACCATCCCGCTGCTCGCAGCCAACTGA
- a CDS encoding four-carbon acid sugar kinase family protein, which translates to MTFEADVLAAFPAEVQIPAQLVADAVAASAAAAPKILVVLDDDPTGTQSVADLAVLTRWEVQDFTWAFTHISENHTKPAVYVLTNTRSLDPAEASTRNEEIVRNALAAAGPAGLKLGFVSRSDSTLRGHYPLEPDVIAATVAAETGETTDGVVIVPAFPDAGRVTIGGVHYMRGDAGSLTPVAETEFAKDASFGFANSEMAKYVEEKSQGRFPASDVIVLDLNIIRAGASAQDPAISAKAIADAIEPATNSTPIVADIVTENDFRALALGLEEAERRGKKLLYRVGPPFVRGRIGQEIRTALTSQEAYAGNTPSTAGGLIVVGSHVGVTTRQLNNLTAEHSSARIIEIDVEQLLGAEADAYIATVVSDVVGALRDGDVIVHTSRLLIKTDDAAASLKIARTVSAAVVAVVNRTLKTFPPRFVIAKGGITSSDVAAHGLEIRHAIVRGPMLPGIVSLWEPVDGPAKGIPYIVFAGNVGDDQSLTHVTRKLSATF; encoded by the coding sequence GTGACTTTTGAAGCCGACGTTCTGGCCGCTTTCCCGGCGGAAGTCCAGATTCCCGCCCAGCTGGTTGCAGATGCCGTTGCGGCGTCGGCCGCCGCCGCACCGAAGATCCTGGTGGTCCTCGACGACGACCCCACCGGCACGCAGTCCGTCGCGGACCTCGCGGTTCTCACCCGCTGGGAGGTCCAGGACTTCACGTGGGCCTTCACCCACATCAGTGAAAACCACACCAAACCTGCCGTCTACGTCCTCACCAATACCCGGAGTCTGGACCCTGCCGAAGCCTCAACCCGTAACGAAGAGATCGTGCGCAACGCATTGGCCGCGGCTGGCCCAGCCGGTTTGAAGCTCGGATTCGTCAGCCGCAGCGACTCCACCCTCCGCGGCCACTACCCGCTGGAGCCGGACGTCATCGCCGCCACCGTGGCCGCTGAAACCGGCGAAACCACCGATGGCGTCGTCATCGTTCCCGCGTTCCCCGACGCTGGCCGCGTCACCATCGGGGGAGTCCACTACATGCGGGGCGACGCCGGTTCGCTCACCCCCGTGGCCGAGACCGAGTTCGCCAAGGACGCAAGCTTCGGCTTCGCCAATTCCGAGATGGCCAAGTATGTGGAGGAGAAGTCGCAGGGTCGATTCCCCGCCAGCGACGTGATCGTCCTGGACCTGAACATCATCCGCGCAGGTGCCTCCGCCCAGGACCCCGCCATCTCCGCGAAGGCCATCGCCGACGCCATCGAGCCCGCCACCAACTCCACCCCGATCGTGGCCGACATCGTCACCGAGAACGACTTCCGTGCCCTGGCCCTGGGCCTTGAAGAAGCAGAACGCCGCGGCAAGAAGCTCCTCTACCGCGTAGGTCCGCCGTTCGTTCGTGGCCGCATCGGCCAGGAGATCCGCACGGCCCTCACCTCCCAGGAAGCCTACGCAGGCAACACTCCCTCCACTGCAGGCGGACTGATCGTGGTCGGCTCCCACGTCGGCGTGACCACCCGCCAACTGAACAACCTCACTGCCGAGCACAGCTCGGCGAGGATCATCGAGATCGATGTAGAACAGCTGCTGGGCGCTGAAGCCGATGCCTACATCGCAACCGTTGTGTCCGACGTCGTCGGTGCCCTTCGCGACGGCGACGTCATCGTCCACACCAGCCGCCTGCTCATCAAGACCGACGACGCCGCAGCGAGCCTGAAAATCGCCCGCACCGTCTCGGCCGCCGTCGTCGCCGTGGTGAACCGCACCCTGAAGACCTTCCCGCCGCGGTTCGTCATTGCCAAGGGCGGCATCACCTCCTCGGATGTCGCCGCGCACGGCTTGGAAATCCGACACGCGATCGTCCGCGGGCCCATGCTTCCGGGCATCGTCTCGCTGTGGGAACCCGTGGACGGCCCCGCAAAGGGCATCCCGTACATCGTCTTCGCTGGCAATGTGGGCGACGACCAGTCCCTGACCCACGTCACCCGCAAGCTCAGCGCCACTTTCTAG
- a CDS encoding NAD(P)-dependent oxidoreductase, whose translation MTSSNYTVTVLGLGAMGLPMATRLASELTVHGFDIAEPRLELAAAAGIKTFASAREASQDADALFLAVRNGEQLNDVLFGENGVASELKPGAVVILGSTVGTEAIPATIAKLAEYGVALVDAPLSGGPKRAGEGDLLIVVGAEPEALEKARPALELLASTLSIVGDKPGDGQALKTVNQLLCGVHIAAAAEAMALADALGLDQAKTLAALEAGAAGSFMLSNRGPRILEAYTEDGAEVLSRLDIFVKDMGIVGKATRAAGLAAPVAAAAEQLYLLGQAQGLAAADDSAVIKVVAPTKRTS comes from the coding sequence ATGACCAGCAGCAACTACACCGTCACAGTCCTGGGCCTCGGTGCCATGGGCCTGCCCATGGCAACCCGCCTCGCATCCGAACTGACCGTTCACGGCTTCGACATCGCCGAGCCGCGCCTTGAACTCGCAGCAGCGGCCGGGATCAAGACCTTCGCCTCAGCCCGTGAAGCTTCCCAGGACGCCGACGCACTGTTTCTGGCGGTCCGCAACGGCGAACAGCTCAACGATGTCCTCTTCGGCGAGAACGGCGTTGCATCGGAACTGAAGCCGGGCGCCGTCGTGATCCTTGGCAGCACGGTCGGCACTGAAGCCATCCCGGCCACAATTGCCAAGCTGGCCGAGTACGGCGTGGCCCTCGTGGACGCTCCGCTGTCCGGTGGCCCGAAGCGTGCCGGTGAAGGCGACCTGCTGATCGTGGTCGGCGCCGAGCCGGAAGCACTGGAGAAGGCCCGTCCCGCGCTGGAGCTCCTGGCTTCCACCCTGAGCATCGTGGGGGACAAGCCCGGCGACGGACAGGCACTCAAGACCGTCAACCAGCTCCTGTGCGGCGTGCACATTGCCGCTGCTGCCGAGGCCATGGCCCTCGCCGACGCCCTCGGCCTGGACCAGGCCAAGACCCTCGCCGCACTCGAAGCCGGTGCCGCGGGTTCCTTCATGCTCTCCAACCGCGGCCCGCGCATCCTCGAGGCCTACACGGAGGACGGCGCCGAGGTCCTCAGCCGCCTGGACATCTTCGTCAAGGACATGGGCATCGTGGGCAAGGCAACCCGCGCCGCCGGCCTTGCAGCACCCGTAGCCGCCGCCGCTGAACAGCTCTACCTGCTCGGCCAGGCCCAGGGCCTCGCCGCCGCCGACGACTCCGCCGTCATCAAGGTTGTTGCGCCCACAAAGCGCACGTCCTAG